In Gambusia affinis linkage group LG08, SWU_Gaff_1.0, whole genome shotgun sequence, a single window of DNA contains:
- the far1 gene encoding fatty acyl-CoA reductase 1 isoform X7 yields MVNIPEYYAGKNVLISGATGFMGKVLLEKLLRSCPGVKAVYVMVRSKAGQSPQARVADMINCKLFERLQAEQPDFAEKITAVNSDLTVLELDLSKEDQSILVETINVVFHCAATIRFNEPLKDAIQLNVLATQKMLALAHRMKHLEIFIHVSTAYAHCDREVIEEVVYPPPVNYRKLLDTLDWMDDDLVATLTPKLIGERPNTYTYTKALAEYLVQQEAGDLNVAIVRPSIVGASWKEPFPGWIDNFNGPSGIFIAAGKGILRTMRASNDAVADLVPVDVVINATLAAAWFSGSQRVNRPRSILVYNCTTGGINPFRWGEVENCINMTFKNNPLEQAFRRPNVNLRSNPFTNQYWTTVSHTLPALLYDGYLTLMGHKPRMMKTITRLHKAMMVLEYFTSHSWVWNTDNVAMLLSHMSPEDKKVFNFDVRQLHWAEYMENYCMGTKKYVLNEELSGLPAARKHLNKLRNIRYTFNTILVVLIWRIFIARSQMARNIWYFVK; encoded by the exons ATGGTGAACATCCCAGAATACTATGCAGGGAAAAATGTGCTGATATCTGGAGCAACGGGCTTCATGGGAAAG GTTCTGCTGGAGAAGCTGCTGAGGTCCTGCCCTGGGGTCAAAGCCGTTTACGTAATGGTTAGGTCAAAAGCTGGGCAGAGCCCTCAAGCCCGTGTAGCCGACATGATTAACTGCAAG TTGTTTGAAAGATTGCAAGCAGAGCAGCCAGACTTTGCAGAGAAGATCACAGCAGTGAACAGTGACCTCACAGTACTGGAGCTCGATCTCAGCAAAGAGGATCAGAGCATCTTGGTTGAAACCATCAACGTTGTCTTCCACTGTGCGGCAACGATACGCTTCAATGAACCGCTCAA AGATGCAATCCAGCTGAATGTCCTGGCCACACAAAAGATGCTGGCCCTGGCCCACAGGATGAAGCACCTGGAGATTTTTATTCACGTCTCCACAGCTTACGCCCACTGTGACAGAGAGGTCATCGAGGAAGTCGTGTACCCGCCTCCTGTAAACTACCGCAAACTCCTTGACACTCTTGA CTGGATGGACGACGATTTGGTAGCAACACTGACCCCCAAGCTTATTGGAGAGCGCCCCAACACTTACACCTACACCAAAGCCTTGGCTGAGTATCTGGTGCAGCAGGAGGCTGGAGACCTCAATGTCGCCATCGTCAGACCCTCAATTGTTGGCGCCAGCTGGAAAGAGCCATTCCCC GGCTGGATTGACAACTTCAATGGACCCAGTGGAATATTTATCGCA GCTGGAAAGGGGATTCTGCGTACGATGAGAGCATCTAATGATGCCGTGGCTGACCTGGTCCCTGTAGATGTGGTCATTAATGCAACTCTAGCGGCAGCTTGGTTCTCTGGATCGCAACGAGTCAACAG GCCTAGAAGCATCCTGGTGTATAACTGCACAACTGGTGGGATCAACCCGTTTCGCTGGGGCGAAGTCG AGAACTGTATAAACATGACCTTCAAGAACAATCCCCTAGAGCAGGCCTTCAGAAGGCCCAATGTCAATCTGCGCTCCAATCCTTTTACTAATCAGTACTGGACAACAGTCAGCCACACCCTGCCGGCCCTGCTGTATGACGGCTATCTCACACTGATGGGCCACAAGCCCCG GATGATGAAGACAATCACTCGGCTGCACAAAGCCATGATGGTCCTGGAGTATTTCACCAGCCATTCATGGGTTTGGAACACAGACAACGTGGCCATGCTGCTGTCCCATATGAGCCCTGAGGACAAGAAG GTGTTCAACTTTGATGTGCGCCAGCTGCACTGGGCGGAGTACATGGAAAATTACTGCATGGGCACAAAAAAATATGTCCTCAATGAAGAGCTTTCAGGGCTGCCTGCTGCACGCAAACACCTCAACAA GCTGAGGAACATCCGCTACACCTTCAACACCATCCTGGTGGTTCTCATCTGGCGCATCTTCATCGCCCGGTCCCAAATGGCCCGCAACATCTGGTACTTTGTG AAATAA